The DNA region ACACCAAGCTATCAAAGTGGAACAACAACTCAAAAGAAAGAGCCAAGCAAGGAGAAATTCCACCACTTTCAATTCTCAAAGTTGGAAGGACAAAACAAAGAAGGAGGGTGCTTCATCATCTAAGGAAGCCACGGTTGAAAACAAAGGTAAAACTATTACATCTTCTTCTTCAAGTGTTTCAACTAACAAAAGTGTTAAGTGTTTCAAGTGTCAAGGCCAAGGACATATTGCATCTCAATGTCCAACAAAGAGAATTATGCTTatggaagaaaatgaagaaattGTTGAAGAGGAGGATGGTGATTATGATGAGGAGTTTGAAGAAGAAATACCTAGTGGAGATTTACTCACGGTGAGAAGAATGTTGGGAAGCCAAATAAAGGAGGAGGATACAAGTCAAAGAGAAAACCTTTTTCATACAAGATGCTTTGTGCAAGGAAAGGGTTGTTCTTTAATAATTGATGGAGGAAGTTGTACAAATGTTGCAAGCACGCGTCTGGTTTCTAAACTAAAATTGGAAATAAAACCTCACCCTAAGCCTTACAAACTCCAATGGCTTAATGAAAGTGTAGAAATGCTTGTTAATAAACAAGTTGAGATTTGTTttaaaattggaaaatatgaGGATGTAGTGTTGTGTGATGTAGTACCAATGGAAGCTAGTCATTTGTTATTAGGTAGGCCTTGGCAATTTGATAGAAAAGCCAATCATGATGGGTACTCCAATAAGTACTCTTTTATGTATCATGATCAAAAGATCAATCTTGTACCGTTAAATCCTAGTGAGGTGAGAAAAGATCaaagaaaaatgagagaaaaatatgatcaagaaagaaaataaaaagaaaaagaaaaagaaaaataaaaagaaaaataaaaagaaaagaatgaaaagaaaaagaatgataaaagagaaaagaaacaaagttTAATTGCAAAAAAAAGAGATGTGAAAAAAGCCATTGTGTCACACCAGCCTTTGTACTTGCTCTTTTGCAAGGAGGTGCCTTTGCTAACCACTATTTCTAATGAAAAAAAATTGCCAAATTGTGTTGAGTCTCTTTTGCATGAATTTAAAGAATTGTTTCCGAAAGAGGTGCCAAGTGGTTTACCACCTATAAGAGGAATTGAACATCATATTGATCTCAATCCAGGAGCATTTTTGCCTAATAGGCCAGCATATAGAAGCAATCCACAACAAACTCAAGAGATACAAAGGCAAGTTGCTGAATTGATAAGTAAAGGATGGGTAAGAGAAAGTTTAAGTCCTTGTGCTGTCCCTATTATTCTAGTCCCTAAAAAGGATGGTAGTTGGAGGATGTGCACTGATTGTAGGGCCATTTACAATATTACCATTAAATATAGGCATCCTACTCCTAGACtagatgattttcttgatgaataGTTTGGTGCATGCTTATTttctaaaattgatttgaaaagtgGATATCACCAAATTAGAATaagggaaggggatgaatggaAAACTgcttttaaaacaaaatttggtttgtatgagtggatggttatgccttttggattaactaATGCACCTAGTACTTTCATGAGACTAATGAACCATGTGTTAAGGGAGTTCTTGGGTAAGTTTGTTTTTGtgtattttgatatattttgATTTATAGCAAGAACTTAGATGATCATTGCATTCATTTAAGGGTTGTTTTGCAAGTGCTAAGATATGAAAATTTGTATGCCAACCTAGAAAAATGTGTATTTTGCTCCGATCATGTGATTTTTTTAGGTTTCATTGTGAGCTCTAAAGGAGTTCACGTTGATTAGGAAAAGGTGAAAGCCATTCGAGAGTGGCCTCCTCCCAAAAATGTAAGTGAGGTAAGAAGCTTTCATGGTTTGGCTAGTTTTTATAGGAGGTTTGTGAAGGACTTTAGTACCTTGGCAACACCCCTCAATGAAATTGTTAAAAAGGATGTTGGTTTTAAATGGGGTGAAAAACAAGAGCAAGCCTTTGCTGCCCTAAAGGAAAAGCTCACCCAAGCACCAATTCTTGCATTGCCTAATTTTTCTAaatcttttgaaattgaatgtgATGCATCTAATGTGGGAATTGGAGCTGTTTTGTTACAGGAAGGTCATCCACTTGCTTATTTTAGTGAAAAGCTAAAAGGGACTGCCCTTAATTATTCTACATATGATAAGGAATTGTATTCCTTGGTGAGAGCTCTACAAACTTGGCAACATTACTTGCTGCCCAAAGAGTTTGTCATTCATAGTGATCACGAATCCTTGAAACATTTGAAGGCACAAGGTAAGTTGAATAAGAGGCATGCCAAGTGGGTTGAGTTTCTTGAACAATTTCCTTATGTAATCAAGCATAATAAAGGTAAATCTAATGTTGTGGCAGATGCACTCTCAAGAAGACATGTCTTGCTTTCTACTCTTGAAACAAAAGTTTTTGGTCTTGAGCATATTAAAGATTTGTATAAAAGTGACCTTgaattttcttcaaaatttttAGCTTGTGAGCATACTGCCTTCAATGGGTATTTTAGGCACAATGGCTATTTATTTAAAGGAAAAAAACTATGTGTGCCTAAAGGTTCCATTAGAGAATTACTTGTAAAAGAGGCGCATGAGGGAGGACTAATGGGTCATTTTGGGGTTTCTAAAACTCTAGAATTCTTAAAAGAACATTTTTATTGGCCTCACATGAAAATTGATGTCCAAAAGCTTTGTGAAAGATGCATTATGTGTAAAAAGGCTAATGCCTCATGGTTTGTATACTCCTTTGCCTGTACCTGAATTTCCTTGGATTGACATTTCCATGGACTTTGTTTTGGGGCTGCCTAGAACAAAGAATGGAAAAGATTCTATTTTTGTAGTTGTGGACAGGTTTTCAAAAATGACACATTTTATTCCATGTAAAAAGGTGGATGATGCGTGTCATGTTGCTGATTTGTTCTTTAAGGAAGTGGTGCACCTACATGGCTTACCAAGGAGCATGGCATACCGGGGATTGGGTTTGGATACATATGAGAAAAGAGAGATTCCCATCACAAAGGAAGTCCAAACTTCAACCTAGGGGAGATGGACCATTTCAAGTACTTTCAAGGATCAATGACAATGCCTACAAAATAGAACTTCCAGGTGAGTATGGGGTAAGTACTACTTTTAATGTGCCTGATTTATCTCCTTTTGATGTAGGTGATGATGGTCTAAATTCGAGGTCGAATTCTTTTCAAGAAGGAGGGAATGATGAGGACGTAATCCAAGACATAAATGATACAATGCAAAGCTTAGGAGGTCCTATGACAAGGGCACGTGCAAGAAGAGTCAATGATGCTTTAGTTCACTTCATGATCAAGTCAATAGAATGCATGGGCCAGATTGAAGAAAAAGAGCCCAAGTTTATTCTTATCATCCAAGCATGTGATAAAAGGCCCaataatgcataaataaataaaaataaaggaaataccaataaccacactataatggacgaaaattgcaagagaagtggtaaataaagaattgccattattctgccctttcaagaaccccactatctcttctttatttttgcactttctttgtaataactcaacccactatcatgataattagtggctgaaacccttttgttttcttaggagttaatttttacttattttatcatcttaagccattcctatataaaggaggcatGTATCTTCTTTTTGGATCAATGAATTTTGCAAGTTTACACATTGTGTAAGTGAGAGTATTTGCTCTTAGGTTCTGGATTGGACCAAAATTGATCTTATCAAGAAATCCTTTTCTTGTGGTGATCCTCATCCATAGGCTTATCATTTTCTCTTGGATTAGAAAGAGTGTGGTGCCCTTTCTACTTAATTCCATTTCTTATTTCTCATTTATTTCATATAAGTTTCGtttattttatatgcatgtatcaaattctgtcattctttcaattataaggcagattacttcctctgagtcacaaaagaattaatattccaaaagttaacaaagttgttTCAGGAATTTTGAAGGAAATGCATAATTCTCAAAAGTTAGTGCATATCAGTTCTGATCGATCTCCTTTGgatcttggttttctgaagttattattcatttttctccagagttgttttactcttctggttaaaagggataattcttcctcatcgttagagacttccttttcagagtcatcaatgtcttcttcttcagcctagaaggctttgtttctatcaAACTTGCGTCTTTCTGATCTGGACTTTAGTGTTACAAACTTAATCTTCctctgaggctcatcttcctccagttctatctcgtgacttctgagtgaactgatGAGTTCTTCAAGGttgatgttgttcagatcctttgatagttttaaggttgtgaccataggtctccatttctttggcaaacttctgatgatcttcttgacatggtccacagttgtatatcctttatctagcactttgagccctgcaattaaagtttggaatctagaaaacattacctctacagcttcatcgtcctccattttgaaggcttcatatttctggattagagccagagcctttgtttctttgacttgagagtttccttcgtgagtcatcctcagggagtcaagtatctctttagttgtttccctgttggtgattttttcatactcattgtaggaaatggcattgagaagtatcgttctggctttgtgatggttcttgaaTTCACACTTCTGATCAgctgacattttgcttctgggaatagcaactccagcatctgttacaggtggtgtgtagccaattgtgacaatgtcccagagatcaaCGTCGTAtcccagaaagaaactttcaattctgtctttcaaataatcaaatttctctccatcaaagactagaggtttagcgttgtaactatctctttcattggtgttggccatagtttctcactctggatctctctacactatttagtgtttgattagaaaatcaataacaaagccaaagctctgataccaactgaaggtgagaaaaacaagagaggggagtttgaattgttttggaaataaaagctttttcaaaaataagaacacacaaaattttatactggttcgcttagaaaacaaagctactccagtcgacccggccaaggtgatttctccttcaaaaaggacttaatccactaatcttgaaagattacacaaccaatcgtctaagagaataatctcttagccctctcaagtatacatactgcgcagagtcacttgaggaacaaaaataATTTAAGGAAAATAGAGTTGTAATGTAAAGCGCTTCTAAGAGTAAGTGAGTATTACAGAGAAGTATtagaacaagagtttttcacgtaagagcagcagctcgtggaaaaagagagagaatatgaatgaaGTTTCTGTACGTCGCAGATGTGTCTCTCTAGTGAGGTAAactgtcctttatatagtagttgagaaggaccgttagagtgatgacaaaatcttggtctttgatgagtattcaatgtcattacttctgtgtttctttctataaccattttgtctgccgtttaaattctttcttaaaatacttcctttccatagtgAGATTTATTTCCGTTACGCTTTCTGGACTTGTaaatcttcatcagagtcttgatgtaccagagttattcttcagaggatgatcacgtctgacttcatcagagcttctcagagtactagtcttcttaagtatcagagtctaAGATCAGTAGTTTGTTGGAGCTTCTAGTTCTTTTTGTTGTCTTTCTTTTATTAAGAATCAGAGCTTCTTGGACGTACTCCTTTCTTAGCGGCGTCTGATCCTCTAATACTTTGTATCTGACATACGTTTGTACCTGATATATGATCAGAGTCCTTCGTAactgttcagagtcctgcatgaatgttcagagtcctgtatgaatgttcagagtcctgcatacttagaaaaaatctcgttagagtgccatttttggtttcatcctttgttatcatcaaaatcttagaaatCTATTGTAGAACCAGTTTTGTTCTTAcattctgaagcgcacagagaagcactacagagagttattgaacaagcatacgtagagcatgatgttacagtagatcaatttgatcacattgtggctaacatcacttcttgcaacaatctcagcttttgcgacgaagaactccctgaggagggcagaaaccataatctggctttgcacatttctatgaattgcaaagaagatgctttaTCAAACGTGCTGGTTGACACCGGGTCTtcactgaatgtgcttccaaagtcaactttgtcgaagctatcttaccaaggggcgcccatgaggtatagcggtgtaatcgtcaaagcttttgacagttcacgcaaaacagtaattggtgaagtggaccttccagtcaagataggtccgagtgattttcagattacttttcaagtaatggatatccacctggcctacagctgtttattggggaggccatggattcatgaggcgggagctgttacctccactctgcatcagaaattgaaatttgtcaagaatggaaagcttgtgattgttggaggagagaaggcgttgttgtttagccacctgtcatctttctcttatgttgaagctaaggatgaggttggaactccgttccaagccttgtctattgctgctgaaaagagagttggggcacccatgtcctcattaaaagatgctcagcagattgttgaagaaggtattgttgatcagtgggggcgcatggtagaagtctccgacaacaagggaagaaccagtttggggttccagaaaggctcatcaattgcaagatctgaagatatgcaactcagcttccatagcggagggttcattcatggcaatgaacaacacttagcttctgtgctagaggatgacgaagaggaagactgcaccaactttgcaacgcatggaaagacatgcaacaattggactgttgttgatattcctattattttgcatcgatctaagtaattgcttttatattttaaaaatcctcctcctatgcctaaaggagaagggaacattgtttgggcatttaaatttgatcattaataaaattaatactattcatccacatctttaatgtttgtttttactttttttctttattctgaaaatggtaatcacaaaaaacataaataagcaatataattgtccatttgcataatatttggtcacaaattcacttctctaaaatcaaaatatcaaatgataatgcaggttggtttctaaccccattgaatacaatgatcctctccttctccaaattttgaattccctgtgtttaaGCCAAAGAGGAAAGTGATatagaagtgagtgatgaattgactcgtcttcttgagcaagatgaaaagattattcacccgtttgaagagcagattgagctagtcaaccTGGGTTTCGAAgataatgtgaaggaagtcaagattgggtctcgattgtgtccagatgtcaagaaggggttgattgatcttcttctagagtattcatatgtgtttgcttggtcctatcaagacatgactagtttggattctgagattgtggagcatagattgccgttgaagccagaatgcccgccagtcaagcatAAATTGAGAAGAAagcatcctgatatggctgtgaagatcaaggaagaagtgcaaaagcagattgatgttggtttccttgtaacagctgagtatctgcaatgggtggctaatattgtgcctgttccgaagaaagatggaaaagtccgcatgtgtgttgactatcgagatttgaataaagccagtccaaaagatgatttccctctgccacacattgatatgttggtagacaatactgctaaattcaaagtcttttcatttatggatggactttccggatataatcagatcaagatggcacccgaagatatggagaagaccatattcattacaccctggggaacattctgttatagaatgatgcctttcggtctaaagaaaGCTAGTGtgacttaccagagagcaatgactactctttttcatgatatgatgcataaagagattgaagtttatgattgctaaatcaattgatgaagaggaacgTGTTGAGCATTcgttgaagctattccagcattttaggaagtataaactccgcttgaatcccaataagtgtacttttggtattcgttctggtaagttgttgggctttattgtcagcgagaaaggtattttgaagttgatcctaccaaggtcaaagcaatacaagagatgcctcctcccaaaactgagaagcaagtcagaggttttctcggccgcttgaattatatatccagattcatttcccacatgactgccacatgtgcgcccatattcaagcttcttcggaaagatcagtcttatgattggaccaaagacttccagaaagcttttgacagtattaaagaatattttcttgaacctccgattttgtctccccccgttgaaggaagaccgttgatcatgtatttgactatattcgaagatagtatgggttgtgttcttggtcagcaagatgacactggaaagaaagaatttgcaatttactacctcagtaagaagttcaccgactgtgagactcggtattcgatgcttgagaagacttattgcgcattggcttaggctgctaagcgtctgcgccagtatatgttgaatcataccacttggttgatatccaaaatggatccaatcaagtatatatttgagaagcctgctttcACTGGGAGGATTccctgttggcagatgttgttataagagtatgatatcgaataccgatctcagaaagcgatcaaaggtagtattttggctgaccatttggctcatcaaccaattaaagattatcagtcaatgtagtatgattttcctaatgaagatattttgtacttgaaaatgaaagattgtgatgaaccattgcttgaagaagggccagaacctggttcctgttggggcatggtatttgatgaagctgttaatcaatatggaaatggcattggggcagtgattattactcctcaagacacacatttaccatttacagctagattgactttcaagtgtacaaacaacatggcagagtatgaagcttgcattatggggcttgaagaggccatgaatctcagaatcaagtatttggatgtcttcggtgattcggctttagttgtgaatcaaatcaaaggagaatgggagacaaatcaacccggtttgataccatatagag from Lathyrus oleraceus cultivar Zhongwan6 chromosome 1, CAAS_Psat_ZW6_1.0, whole genome shotgun sequence includes:
- the LOC127101236 gene encoding uncharacterized protein LOC127101236, with the translated sequence MSSPPSPRTTALTVQIAAMRDNFERLLREQGEQLQQRIDELERSPQNSKDGSGDEEERRRRRRQGGDNLRGIKIKVPSFVGKSDPKAYLEWETKLEQIFNCHNYSNLEKVQVASIEFKEYALVWGDQLTKDRRRCAERPIDTWEEMKRIMRRRFVPSYYHRELHNKLQRLTQGSKSVEEYFKEMEVLKIRANVEEDDEATMARFLHGLNHDISDIVELHHYVEMDELVHQAIKVEQQLKRKSQARRNSTTFNSQSWKDKTKKEGASSSKEATVENKGKTITSSSSSVSTNKSVKCFKCQGQGHIASQCPTKRIMLMEENEEIVEEEDGDYDEEFEEEIPSGDLLTVRRMLGSQIKEEDTSQRENLFHTRCFVQGKGCSLIIDGGSCTNVASTRLVSKLKLEIKPHPKPYKLQWLNESVEMLVNKQVEICFKIGKYEDVVLCDVVPMEASHLLLGRPWQFDRKANHDGYSNKYSFMYHDQKINLVPLNPSEEVPLLTTISNEKKLPNCVESLLHEFKELFPKEVPSGLPPIRGIEHHIDLNPGAFLPNRPAYRSNPQQTQEIQRQVAELISKGWEKVKAIREWPPPKNVSEVRSFHGLASFYRRFVKDFSTLATPLNEIVKKDVGFKWGEKQEQAFAALKEKLTQAPILALPNFSKSFEIECDASNVGIGAVLLQEGHPLAYFSEKLKGTALNYSTYDKELYSLVRALQTWQHYLLPKEFVIHSDHESLKHLKAQGKLNKRHAKWVEFLEQFPYVIKHNKGKSNVVADALSRRHVLLSTLETKVFGLEHIKDLYKSDLEFSSKFLACEHTAFNGYFRHNGYLFKGKKLCVPKGSIRELLVKEAHEGGLMGHFGVSKTLEFLKEHFYWPHMKIDVQKLCERCIMCKKANASWWMMRVMLLICSLRKWCTYMAYQGAWHTGDWVWIHMRKERFPSQRKSKLQPRGDGPFQVLSRINDNAYKIELPGDDGLNSRSNSFQEGGNDEDVIQDINDTMQSLGGPMTRARARRVNDALVHFMIKSIECMGQIEEKEPKFILIIQACDKRPNNA